The following are encoded in a window of Pseudomonas sp. St316 genomic DNA:
- a CDS encoding flavin reductase family protein, with translation MPDDIHFYEPANGHGLPHDPFNAIVGPRPIGWISSQDTEGRLNLAPYSFFNAFNYIPPIIGFSSIGRKDSLNNIEQTGEFAWNLATRPLAEQMNQSCAMVSPEVNEFELAGLTTAPSRVIQVPRVAESPVSFECKVTQIIQLQRADKGLVPSWLILGEVVAVHIAKWLLKDGVYDTAAAEPILRGGGPADYFQLGPEALFKMHRPR, from the coding sequence ATGCCCGATGACATCCATTTCTACGAACCCGCCAACGGCCACGGCCTACCCCACGACCCGTTCAATGCCATCGTCGGCCCGCGTCCCATCGGCTGGATTTCTTCGCAAGATACCGAAGGCCGCCTGAATCTGGCGCCCTACAGTTTCTTCAATGCCTTCAACTACATTCCGCCGATCATTGGTTTTTCCAGCATCGGACGCAAAGACAGCCTGAACAACATCGAACAGACCGGCGAATTCGCCTGGAACCTGGCCACGCGCCCGCTGGCCGAGCAGATGAACCAGAGCTGCGCGATGGTCTCGCCTGAGGTCAATGAATTCGAACTGGCGGGTTTGACGACCGCCCCGTCACGAGTGATCCAGGTACCGCGCGTCGCCGAAAGCCCAGTGTCCTTTGAATGCAAGGTCACGCAGATCATTCAGTTGCAGCGGGCGGACAAAGGGCTGGTGCCGAGCTGGCTGATCCTCGGCGAAGTGGTCGCCGTGCATATCGCCAAGTGGCTGTTGAAGGATGGGGTGTACGACACCGCCGCCGCCGAGCCGATCTTGCGCGGTGGCGGGCCGGCGGACTATTTCCAGTTGGGGCCTGAGGCGTTGTTCAAGATGCATCGCCCTCGATAG
- a CDS encoding heme utilization protein has product MKTKLILALTLSMLAANTFAADGFDRTSSAIAADGYDRTSAATVAADGFDRTNGATVAEDGFDRTSGATVAEDGFDRTNGATVAEDGFDRTNGATVAEDGFDRTNGATVAEDGFDRTNGATVAEDGFDRTNGATVAEDGFDRTNGATVAEDGFDRTNGATVAEDGFDRTNGATVAEDGFDRTNTAAIS; this is encoded by the coding sequence ATGAAAACCAAACTGATCCTCGCCCTGACCCTGTCCATGCTGGCCGCCAACACCTTCGCTGCCGACGGTTTCGACCGCACCAGCTCGGCCATTGCCGCCGACGGTTATGACCGTACCAGCGCTGCCACTGTTGCGGCTGATGGCTTCGACCGCACTAACGGCGCTACCGTCGCTGAAGATGGTTTCGACCGCACTAGCGGCGCTACCGTCGCTGAAGATGGCTTCGACCGCACCAACGGCGCCACCGTCGCTGAAGATGGCTTCGACCGCACCAACGGCGCCACCGTCGCTGAAGATGGCTTCGACCGCACTAACGGCGCTACCGTCGCTGAAGATGGTTTCGACCGCACTAACGGCGCTACCGTCGCTGAAGATGGTTTCGACCGCACTAACGGCGCTACCGTCGCTGAAGATGGCTTCGACCGCACTAACGGCGCTACCGTCGCTGAAGATGGCTTCGACCGCACCAACGGTGCCACCGTCGCTGAAGATGGCTTCGACCGCACCAACGGCGCCACCGTCGCTGAAGATGGCTTCGACCGCACCAACACTGCTGCCATCAGCTAA
- a CDS encoding sigma-54 dependent transcriptional regulator yields the protein MLDSVMVVDDEGSIRSAVEQWLSLSGFQVQLFSRADECLARLPDHFPGVILSDVRMPGLSGLELLAEVRRRDPDLPVILLTGHGDVPMAVEAMRDGAYDFLEKPFSPEALLGSLRRALDKRTLVLENRRLHEQADARARLDGTLLGVSRALQNLRRQVLDLAALPVNVLIRGETGSGKELVARCLHDFGPRASKPFVALNCAAIPEALFEAELFGHESGAFTGAQGKRIGKLEYADGGTLFLDEIESMPLAQQVKLLRVLQEQKLERLGSNQSIQVDLRIIAATKPDLLDEARAGRFREDLAYRLNIAELRLPPLRERREDIPLLFEHFTHNAAERLGRAAAPLSGPQLSHLLSHDWPGNVRELANVAERQVLGLDQPHALDTEPGQSLAAQQEAFEAQCLRAALTRHKGDVKAVLEELQLPRRTFNEKMQRHGLSREMFL from the coding sequence ATGCTTGATTCAGTCATGGTCGTTGATGACGAAGGCAGCATTCGCAGTGCCGTCGAGCAGTGGTTGAGCCTGTCGGGGTTTCAGGTGCAGTTGTTCAGCCGCGCCGACGAATGCCTGGCCCGGTTGCCGGACCATTTCCCCGGGGTGATCCTCAGCGACGTGCGCATGCCCGGCCTCAGCGGCCTGGAACTGTTGGCCGAAGTGCGCCGCCGCGATCCGGACCTGCCGGTGATTCTGTTGACCGGCCACGGTGACGTGCCGATGGCCGTGGAGGCCATGCGCGACGGTGCCTACGACTTCCTGGAAAAACCTTTCAGCCCCGAAGCCCTGCTCGGCAGCCTGCGCCGGGCCCTGGACAAGCGCACCCTGGTCCTGGAGAACCGTCGCCTGCATGAACAGGCCGACGCTCGGGCCCGCCTCGATGGAACGCTGCTGGGCGTATCGCGGGCACTGCAAAACCTGCGGCGCCAGGTGCTGGACTTGGCAGCACTGCCGGTCAACGTGTTGATCCGCGGCGAAACCGGCAGCGGCAAGGAACTGGTCGCCCGTTGCCTGCACGACTTTGGCCCGAGGGCGAGCAAACCCTTCGTCGCGTTGAACTGCGCGGCCATTCCCGAAGCGCTGTTCGAGGCGGAGCTGTTCGGCCATGAAAGCGGCGCCTTCACCGGCGCCCAGGGCAAGCGCATCGGCAAGCTCGAATACGCCGACGGCGGCACGCTGTTTCTCGACGAAATCGAGAGCATGCCCCTGGCCCAGCAGGTCAAGTTGCTGCGGGTATTGCAGGAACAGAAGCTCGAACGCCTGGGCTCCAACCAGAGCATCCAAGTGGACCTGCGCATCATCGCCGCCACCAAGCCCGACCTGCTGGACGAAGCCCGGGCCGGGCGTTTTCGCGAAGACCTGGCCTATCGCCTGAACATCGCCGAGCTGCGCCTGCCGCCACTGCGGGAGCGGCGCGAGGACATTCCCTTGCTGTTCGAGCACTTCACCCACAACGCCGCCGAACGCCTGGGCCGCGCCGCCGCGCCCCTGAGCGGCCCGCAGTTGAGCCACCTGCTCAGCCACGATTGGCCGGGCAACGTGCGCGAACTGGCCAATGTCGCCGAACGCCAGGTGTTGGGACTGGATCAACCGCACGCCCTGGACACCGAGCCCGGCCAGTCCCTCGCCGCCCAACAGGAAGCCTTCGAAGCCCAATGCCTGCGCGCCGCCCTCACCCGCCACAAAGGCGACGTGAAGGCCGTGCTCGAAGAACTGCAACTGCCGCGCCGCACCTTCAATGAAAAGATGCAGCGGCATGGGTTGAGTCGGGAGATGTTTCTGTAA
- a CDS encoding antibiotic biosynthesis monooxygenase, with translation MTTQIPVSHMAFVRARAGCSRQLGARLSTLIAPSRLAPGCLHFALQQSQCDADLWLVSGLWVNQPSMDAYFNSPAMAIFAELVQNLVVSSLDFHTFREVSATQATEGCRAQVHKLAG, from the coding sequence ATGACTACACAGATCCCCGTCAGCCACATGGCTTTCGTCCGGGCCCGTGCCGGTTGCTCCAGGCAACTGGGGGCGCGCCTGAGTACGCTGATCGCGCCTTCGCGCCTGGCTCCCGGTTGCTTGCACTTTGCTTTGCAGCAATCGCAATGCGACGCTGATTTGTGGCTGGTGTCCGGGCTCTGGGTCAATCAGCCGTCGATGGACGCCTACTTCAATTCACCGGCCATGGCGATTTTCGCCGAGCTGGTGCAAAACCTGGTGGTCAGCAGCCTGGATTTCCACACCTTCCGGGAAGTCTCTGCCACCCAGGCGACTGAAGGGTGTCGGGCGCAGGTACACAAACTGGCCGGTTGA
- a CDS encoding MFS transporter — translation MDNSNALPIGSAAVPARERTTASRIKSIFSGSVGNMVEWYDWYVYAAFSLYFAKVFFPKGDTTAQLLNTAAIFAVGFLMRPIGGWLMGLYADRAGRKRALMASVYLMCFGSLIIALSPSYETIGVGAPILLVFARLLQGLSVGGEYGTSATYLSEMATKERRGFFSSFQYVTLISGQLIALGVLIVLQQFLTTEQLYAWGWRIPFAIGALCAVVALYLRRGMEETESFTKKEKSKESAMRTLMRHPKELMTVVGLTMGGTLAFYTYTTYMQKYLVNTVGMSISDSTTISAATLFLFMCLQPVIGGLSDKIGRRPILIAFGILGTLCTVPILTTLHTIQTWWGAFFLIMAALIIVSGYTSINAVVKAELFPTEIRALGVGLPYALTVSIFGGTAEYIALWFKSIGMETGYYWYVTACIAVSLLVYITMKDTRKHSRIVTD, via the coding sequence ATGGACAACTCCAACGCCCTGCCCATTGGGTCGGCTGCCGTGCCCGCCCGTGAAAGAACCACCGCCAGCCGGATCAAATCGATCTTCAGCGGCTCGGTCGGCAACATGGTCGAGTGGTATGACTGGTACGTCTACGCCGCATTCTCGTTGTACTTCGCCAAAGTCTTCTTCCCCAAGGGCGACACCACCGCCCAATTGCTCAACACCGCCGCGATCTTCGCCGTGGGCTTCCTGATGCGCCCGATCGGCGGGTGGTTGATGGGCTTGTACGCCGACCGCGCCGGTCGCAAACGGGCGTTGATGGCTTCGGTGTACTTGATGTGCTTCGGCTCGCTGATCATCGCCTTGAGCCCGAGCTACGAAACCATCGGCGTCGGCGCGCCGATCCTGTTGGTGTTTGCCCGTCTGCTCCAAGGCCTGTCGGTCGGTGGCGAGTACGGCACCTCGGCGACCTACCTGAGCGAGATGGCGACCAAGGAACGCCGCGGCTTCTTCTCCAGCTTCCAGTACGTGACCCTGATCTCCGGCCAGCTCATCGCCCTGGGCGTGCTGATCGTGCTGCAACAGTTCCTCACCACCGAGCAGCTGTACGCCTGGGGCTGGCGCATCCCGTTTGCCATCGGCGCGCTGTGTGCCGTCGTGGCGCTGTACCTGCGACGCGGCATGGAAGAAACCGAGTCGTTCACCAAGAAGGAAAAGTCCAAGGAAAGCGCCATGCGCACCTTGATGCGCCATCCCAAGGAACTGATGACCGTGGTCGGCCTGACCATGGGCGGCACGCTGGCGTTCTACACCTACACCACTTATATGCAGAAATACCTGGTGAACACCGTCGGCATGAGCATCTCCGACTCCACCACCATTTCCGCCGCCACGCTGTTCCTGTTCATGTGCCTGCAACCGGTGATCGGCGGGCTGTCGGACAAGATTGGTCGCCGGCCGATCCTGATTGCCTTCGGCATCCTGGGCACCCTGTGCACCGTGCCGATCCTCACCACCCTGCACACCATCCAGACCTGGTGGGGCGCGTTCTTCCTGATCATGGCCGCGCTGATCATTGTCAGCGGCTACACCTCGATCAACGCCGTGGTCAAAGCCGAGTTGTTCCCCACCGAAATCCGCGCCCTGGGCGTCGGCCTGCCGTACGCACTGACCGTATCGATCTTCGGTGGCACCGCCGAATACATCGCGCTGTGGTTCAAGAGCATCGGCATGGAAACGGGCTACTACTGGTACGTGACGGCGTGCATCGCCGTGTCGCTGCTGGTGTACATCACCATGAAGGACACCCGCAAACATTCGCGGATTGTGACGGACTGA
- a CDS encoding fumarate hydratase yields the protein MTVIKQDDLIQSVADALQFISYYHPVDFIQAMHEAYLREESPAARDSMAQILINSRMCATGHRPICQDTGIVTVFVRVGMDVRWDGATMGLDDMINEGVRRAYNLPENVLRASILADPAGARKNTKDNTPAVIHYSIVPGNTVEVDVAAKGGGSENKSKMAMLNPSDSIVDWVLKTVPTMGAGWCPPGMLGIGIGGTAEKAAVMAKEVLMESIDIHELKARGPQNRIEEMRLELFEKVNQLGIGAQGLGGLTTVLDVKIMDYPTHAASLPVCMIPNCAATRHAHFVLDGSGPASLEAPPLDAYPEIVWEAGPSARRVNLDTLTPEDVQSWKPGETVLLNGKMLTGRDAAHKRMVEMLNKGETLPVDLKGRFIYYVGPVDPVGDEVVGPAGPTTATRMDKFTRQILEQTGLLGMIGKSERGPTAIEAIKDNKAVYLMAVGGAAYLVAQAIKKSKVLAFAELGMEAIYEFEVKDMPVTVAVDSQGESVHITGPAIWQKKISDSLAVEVQ from the coding sequence ATGACCGTGATCAAGCAAGATGACCTGATACAAAGCGTTGCCGACGCTTTGCAGTTCATTTCCTACTACCACCCCGTGGATTTCATCCAGGCGATGCACGAGGCCTACCTGCGCGAAGAATCGCCGGCAGCCCGTGACTCCATGGCGCAGATCCTGATCAACTCGCGCATGTGCGCCACCGGCCATCGGCCGATCTGCCAGGACACCGGCATCGTGACCGTGTTCGTGCGCGTGGGCATGGACGTGCGCTGGGATGGCGCGACCATGGGCCTGGACGACATGATCAACGAGGGCGTGCGTCGCGCCTACAACCTGCCGGAAAACGTCCTGCGTGCCTCCATCCTCGCCGACCCGGCAGGCGCACGCAAAAACACCAAGGACAACACCCCGGCGGTCATTCACTACTCCATCGTCCCGGGCAACACCGTGGAAGTGGACGTGGCGGCCAAGGGCGGCGGCTCCGAGAACAAGTCGAAGATGGCCATGCTCAACCCGTCCGACTCCATCGTTGACTGGGTGCTGAAAACCGTTCCGACCATGGGTGCCGGCTGGTGCCCACCGGGCATGCTGGGCATCGGCATCGGCGGCACCGCCGAGAAAGCCGCGGTCATGGCCAAGGAAGTGTTGATGGAATCCATCGACATCCACGAGCTCAAGGCTCGCGGCCCGCAGAACCGTATCGAAGAGATGCGCCTGGAGCTTTTCGAGAAGGTCAACCAACTGGGCATCGGCGCCCAGGGCCTGGGTGGCCTGACCACCGTGCTCGACGTGAAGATCATGGACTACCCGACCCACGCCGCCTCCCTGCCGGTGTGCATGATCCCCAACTGCGCCGCCACCCGTCACGCCCACTTCGTGCTCGACGGCAGCGGCCCGGCGTCGCTGGAAGCGCCACCGTTGGACGCCTACCCGGAAATCGTCTGGGAAGCCGGCCCGTCGGCCCGTCGCGTCAATCTCGACACCCTGACCCCGGAAGACGTGCAGAGCTGGAAACCGGGCGAAACCGTGCTGCTCAACGGCAAGATGCTCACCGGCCGCGATGCCGCGCACAAGCGCATGGTCGAGATGCTGAACAAGGGTGAAACCTTGCCGGTGGACCTCAAGGGCCGCTTCATCTACTACGTCGGCCCGGTCGACCCGGTCGGTGACGAAGTCGTCGGCCCAGCCGGCCCGACCACCGCCACGCGGATGGACAAGTTCACCCGTCAGATCCTCGAACAGACAGGCCTGTTGGGCATGATCGGCAAATCCGAGCGCGGCCCGACCGCCATCGAAGCGATCAAGGACAACAAAGCTGTCTACCTGATGGCCGTCGGCGGCGCCGCTTACCTGGTGGCCCAGGCGATCAAGAAATCCAAAGTCCTGGCGTTCGCCGAACTGGGGATGGAAGCGATCTACGAGTTCGAGGTCAAGGACATGCCGGTGACCGTTGCGGTCGATAGCCAAGGCGAGTCGGTGCACATCACCGGTCCCGCCATCTGGCAGAAGAAGATCAGTGACAGCCTGGCGGTAGAAGTGCAGTAA
- a CDS encoding 5-guanidino-2-oxopentanoate decarboxylase: MATCGEVLVKLLQAYGVEQVFGIPGVHTVELYRGLARSSIRHVTPRHEQGAGFMADGYARVSGKPGVCFIITGPGMTNITTAMGQAYADSIPMLVISSVQSRSQLGGGRGKLHELPNQAALVGGVAAFSHTLMSAAELPGVLARAFAVFQAGRPRPVHIEIPLDVLVEDADALLASVPVNINRAGAAPSAVQQIAGLLATARRPLILAGGGAIDAAAELTELAERLGAPVALTINAKGLLPSRHPLLIGSTQSLVATRALVAEADVVLAIGTELAETDYDITFAGGFEIPGALLRIDIDPDQTVRNYPPHLALVADARAAARAVLDALSQHPLAERRDDWGAPRAARLRADLQGSWDAASRAQTLFLDTVLQALPEAVFVGDSTQPVYTGNLTFNPEQPRRWFNSSTGYGTLGYALPAAIGAWLGGKDQGHGRPAVVCLIGDGGLQFTLPELASAVEARTPVIVLLWNNQGYEEIKKYMLNRAIEPVGVDIYTPDFIGVAKALGCAAQAIDDVPSLRAALLAARERQGPTLIEIDQGVWMSKC, encoded by the coding sequence ATGGCGACGTGCGGCGAAGTATTGGTCAAGTTACTCCAAGCGTATGGTGTGGAGCAGGTGTTCGGCATTCCTGGCGTGCACACCGTCGAGTTGTACCGGGGGCTGGCCCGTTCCAGCATCCGCCATGTGACCCCGCGTCATGAACAAGGCGCAGGCTTCATGGCCGACGGTTATGCCCGGGTCAGCGGCAAGCCAGGCGTGTGTTTCATCATCACCGGCCCCGGCATGACCAACATCACCACCGCCATGGGCCAGGCCTACGCCGATTCGATCCCGATGCTGGTGATCTCCAGCGTGCAGTCGCGCAGCCAGTTGGGCGGCGGGCGCGGCAAGTTGCATGAACTGCCGAACCAGGCTGCATTGGTGGGCGGGGTGGCGGCGTTTTCCCACACGCTGATGTCCGCCGCTGAATTGCCCGGCGTGCTGGCTCGGGCTTTTGCCGTGTTCCAGGCTGGGCGCCCGCGGCCGGTGCACATCGAAATTCCGTTGGATGTTTTGGTCGAAGACGCCGATGCCTTGCTTGCCAGCGTGCCGGTGAATATCAACCGCGCCGGTGCCGCACCGAGTGCGGTGCAACAAATTGCCGGCCTGCTGGCGACGGCTCGACGTCCTTTGATCCTGGCCGGCGGCGGTGCCATCGACGCGGCGGCCGAATTGACCGAACTGGCCGAACGTCTCGGCGCCCCCGTGGCGTTGACCATCAATGCCAAAGGCCTGTTGCCGTCCCGGCATCCGTTACTGATCGGCTCCACGCAGAGCCTGGTTGCCACCCGCGCGTTGGTGGCCGAAGCGGATGTGGTGCTGGCCATCGGCACCGAGCTGGCCGAGACCGACTATGACATTACCTTCGCAGGCGGCTTCGAGATACCCGGTGCGCTGCTGCGCATCGACATCGACCCGGACCAGACTGTGCGCAACTACCCGCCGCACCTGGCGCTGGTGGCCGACGCCCGTGCCGCCGCCCGGGCCGTGCTCGACGCCTTGAGTCAACACCCCTTGGCCGAGCGCCGTGACGATTGGGGGGCGCCGCGTGCCGCCCGGTTGCGTGCGGATCTTCAAGGCAGTTGGGACGCCGCGAGCCGCGCCCAGACCTTGTTTCTCGACACCGTCTTGCAGGCGCTGCCGGAGGCGGTGTTCGTCGGCGATTCGACCCAACCGGTGTACACCGGCAACTTGACCTTCAACCCGGAGCAGCCCCGTCGCTGGTTCAATTCATCCACCGGCTACGGCACCCTCGGCTACGCCTTGCCGGCGGCCATTGGCGCCTGGCTGGGTGGCAAGGACCAGGGCCATGGTCGCCCGGCGGTGGTGTGTTTGATTGGCGACGGCGGGTTGCAGTTCACCCTGCCGGAACTGGCCAGCGCCGTGGAAGCGCGCACGCCAGTGATCGTGCTGCTGTGGAATAACCAGGGCTACGAAGAGATCAAGAAATACATGCTCAACCGCGCCATCGAACCGGTGGGCGTGGACATCTACACCCCGGATTTCATCGGCGTCGCCAAGGCCTTGGGCTGCGCTGCCCAAGCCATCGACGATGTGCCGTCACTGCGTGCCGCGTTGCTTGCGGCGCGTGAGCGGCAGGGGCCGACATTGATTGAGATTGATCAGGGCGTTTGGATGTCCAAGTGCTGA
- a CDS encoding ATP-binding protein, translated as MLPTTRTLRLSLYTLLILTGAAVAATLAVRHAERVALEEDASRANQQLALYATSLHTLIERYRALPAVLALDPQLRSALKGPVSTAQQDALNRKLEQINGAAQSSTLELLDHTGLAVAASNWRLPSSYVGHNYGFRPYFLQTRTQGTGRFYAVGVTSGIPGYFLSSAVTDDNGEFLGAMVVKLEFPELEREWRQGSDTLLVSDARSIIFIANRPGWRYRHLQPLSDSDRAELKATRQYDKQPLQPLAYEPLRRFDDNSHLARVETPDGSADYLWESLPLTTEGWTLHLLRRPQIAFEDRRNAGLAAAGLWLTLVFLLLFLNQRWRLARLRQRSREELERLVEERTRDLRTAQDGLVQSAKLAALGQMSAALAHEINQPLTAQRMQLATLRLLLDHGRVDDAYKALKPVDDMLTRMAALTGHLKTFARKSPSGLRERLDLAAVVDQALQLLDTRLRDEQISTVLHLTRPAWVRGDAIRLEQVLINLLRNALDAMADQPIKRLEVRLQADEQLWRLTVSDSGTGIAEEHLAQVFDPFFTTKAVGDGLGLGLAVSFAIIHESGGRLTADNHENGAVFCVTLPIDQETQLHA; from the coding sequence ATGCTGCCAACTACCCGTACCTTGCGTCTGTCGTTGTACACCTTGCTGATCCTCACTGGCGCGGCAGTTGCCGCCACCCTCGCCGTGCGCCATGCCGAACGCGTGGCCCTGGAAGAAGATGCCAGTCGCGCAAACCAGCAATTGGCGCTGTACGCCACTTCGCTGCACACCCTGATCGAACGCTACCGTGCCCTGCCTGCCGTGCTGGCGCTGGACCCGCAATTGCGCTCGGCCCTCAAAGGGCCAGTCAGCACGGCGCAGCAGGACGCGTTGAACCGCAAGCTGGAACAGATCAACGGCGCCGCCCAGTCGTCCACCCTGGAATTGCTCGACCACACAGGCCTGGCCGTCGCGGCCAGCAACTGGCGCCTGCCCAGCAGCTATGTCGGGCACAACTATGGCTTTCGTCCGTATTTCCTCCAGACCCGCACCCAGGGCACCGGACGTTTTTATGCGGTGGGCGTGACCAGCGGCATCCCGGGGTACTTTCTCTCCAGCGCCGTGACGGACGACAACGGCGAGTTCCTTGGCGCGATGGTGGTGAAGCTGGAGTTTCCGGAGCTGGAGCGTGAATGGCGCCAAGGCAGCGACACCCTGCTGGTCAGCGACGCCCGGAGCATCATCTTCATCGCCAACCGCCCAGGCTGGCGTTATCGCCACTTGCAGCCGCTGAGCGACAGCGACCGCGCCGAGCTCAAGGCCACCCGTCAATACGACAAGCAACCGTTGCAACCGCTGGCCTATGAACCCCTGCGGCGCTTTGACGACAATAGCCATCTGGCCCGGGTCGAGACCCCCGATGGCTCGGCGGACTACCTGTGGGAATCCTTGCCACTGACCACCGAAGGCTGGACGCTGCACTTGCTGCGCCGTCCGCAGATCGCCTTCGAAGACCGTCGCAATGCCGGGCTCGCGGCCGCCGGGTTATGGCTGACGCTGGTGTTCCTGCTGCTGTTTCTCAACCAGCGCTGGCGCCTGGCACGGTTGCGCCAGCGCAGCCGCGAAGAGCTTGAACGGTTGGTCGAAGAGCGCACCCGGGATCTGCGCACGGCCCAGGACGGGCTGGTGCAATCGGCCAAGCTGGCGGCACTGGGACAAATGTCGGCGGCACTGGCTCATGAAATCAACCAGCCCTTGACCGCCCAACGCATGCAATTGGCGACCCTGCGCTTGCTGCTCGATCACGGTCGGGTCGATGACGCCTACAAGGCCCTCAAGCCGGTGGACGACATGCTGACGCGCATGGCCGCCCTCACCGGCCACCTGAAGACGTTTGCCCGCAAAAGCCCCAGCGGCCTGCGTGAACGCCTGGACCTGGCGGCGGTGGTGGACCAGGCGCTGCAATTGCTGGACACGCGCCTGCGCGACGAGCAGATCAGCACCGTGCTGCACCTGACCCGCCCGGCGTGGGTACGCGGCGACGCGATCCGCCTCGAACAGGTGTTGATCAACCTGCTGCGCAACGCCCTCGACGCCATGGCCGACCAACCCATCAAGCGCCTGGAAGTACGCCTGCAGGCCGATGAACAATTGTGGCGCCTGACCGTCAGCGACAGCGGCACCGGGATCGCCGAGGAACATCTGGCCCAGGTGTTCGATCCGTTTTTCACCACCAAGGCGGTGGGCGACGGCCTGGGCCTGGGGCTGGCGGTTTCGTTTGCGATCATTCATGAATCCGGTGGACGACTGACGGCGGACAACCATGAGAACGGCGCGGTATTCTGCGTGACCTTGCCCATTGATCAGGAGACGCAACTGCATGCTTGA
- a CDS encoding AraC family transcriptional regulator — MSPLDHAHVPLDTHLEQQRAELASIIDRNTSEDGSYATAIGSLNLSRHSQPHKFAPVLAQPALCIMAQGSKQVRLADEFFNYDPLHYLVVSVSMPLSGCIADVSPEQPILALRLDIDPAEITALIADAGPLGVPTRPAGRGLYVERLDTPMLDAVLRLARLLDTPKDIAMLAPLVRREILYRLLRSPQGYRLYEIAIANSQSHRISQAIKWLNGHFEQPLRIDDLAREVNLSVSTLHHRFKAMTAMSPLQYQKQLRLQEARRLMLAEGLEASAAGYRVGYESPSQFSREYSRLFGAPPLRDLARLRMTV; from the coding sequence ATGTCGCCACTCGACCACGCCCACGTCCCGCTGGACACGCACTTGGAACAACAGCGCGCCGAACTGGCGTCGATCATCGACCGCAACACCAGCGAAGACGGCAGCTACGCCACGGCCATCGGCTCGCTGAACCTGTCGCGCCACAGCCAGCCGCACAAATTCGCCCCGGTGCTGGCGCAACCGGCGCTGTGCATCATGGCCCAAGGCAGCAAACAGGTGCGCCTGGCGGATGAGTTCTTCAATTACGATCCGCTCCATTACCTGGTGGTCTCGGTCTCGATGCCGCTCAGTGGCTGCATCGCCGACGTATCGCCCGAGCAGCCGATCCTGGCCCTGCGCCTGGACATCGACCCGGCGGAAATCACCGCGTTGATCGCCGACGCCGGCCCGTTGGGCGTACCGACCCGCCCCGCCGGGCGCGGGCTGTATGTCGAACGCCTGGACACGCCGATGCTCGACGCCGTGCTGCGCCTGGCGCGGCTGCTCGACACGCCGAAGGACATCGCCATGCTCGCACCGCTGGTGCGCCGGGAAATCCTCTATCGCCTGCTGCGCAGTCCCCAGGGCTATCGGCTGTATGAAATCGCCATCGCCAACAGTCAGAGCCATCGCATCAGCCAGGCGATCAAATGGCTCAACGGCCATTTCGAACAGCCGCTGCGCATCGATGACCTGGCCCGGGAAGTGAACCTCAGCGTCTCCACCCTGCATCACCGCTTCAAGGCCATGACCGCCATGAGCCCGCTGCAATACCAGAAGCAACTGCGCCTGCAGGAAGCCCGGCGGCTGATGCTCGCCGAAGGGCTGGAAGCCTCGGCGGCGGGGTATCGGGTGGGTTATGAAAGCCCCTCGCAGTTCAGCCGCGAGTACAGCCGGTTGTTCGGTGCGCCGCCGTTGCGGGATCTGGCGCGGTTGCGGATGACCGTTTGA